A portion of the Syntrophobacterales bacterium genome contains these proteins:
- a CDS encoding DUF2939 domain-containing protein — translation MGNALKVWLIGIIVIIMGAGFYFTPHLAIHNMKRAIEVKDFDTFSGYIDYPALRENLKASINTLLIDKATKTGDRNPLGFLGTAFASVMVGPMVDIFITPENLAVLMKGEKPDLGNHRRGSLKRPEKSRKDMGPDISMSYKSFNRFTMRIREKETDDDGVEFIFRRDGIVSWKLSRIMFLIPPDSPQNEHVAESVQESDQNHKIGPGQDKKVSIDASQPYLFDLLEKPSYQKSWNELFKREKNIDGWLVLYAKTENGLAMPRRLIKSGGITYEASSVCKKHDCRDNIFFVLFAPNGSKAWGLLLKNTTYERFFGNPNKNQKQFLRSLARE, via the coding sequence ATGGGTAATGCCTTGAAGGTGTGGCTTATCGGGATAATTGTGATTATTATGGGCGCAGGTTTTTACTTTACACCGCATCTGGCAATTCACAATATGAAAAGAGCCATCGAAGTCAAAGATTTTGATACCTTTTCGGGTTACATTGATTACCCGGCGCTTCGGGAAAATCTTAAAGCCAGCATCAACACTCTCCTGATTGACAAAGCGACAAAGACTGGAGACCGTAATCCATTAGGATTCCTGGGGACCGCTTTCGCCTCCGTCATGGTCGGGCCCATGGTCGACATCTTTATAACTCCTGAAAATTTGGCTGTACTTATGAAAGGAGAAAAACCAGATCTCGGCAACCACAGAAGAGGATCCCTGAAAAGACCAGAGAAGAGTCGTAAGGACATGGGTCCGGATATTTCAATGTCGTATAAAAGTTTTAACCGCTTCACCATGAGGATCAGGGAAAAGGAAACGGACGATGATGGCGTGGAGTTTATTTTCAGGCGGGATGGCATAGTATCATGGAAACTCAGCCGCATCATGTTTTTGATCCCCCCTGACAGCCCCCAAAACGAACATGTTGCTGAATCTGTACAGGAGTCAGACCAGAACCACAAAATTGGTCCTGGACAAGATAAAAAGGTCTCTATAGATGCTTCACAACCCTATTTATTTGACCTCCTGGAAAAACCTTCGTATCAGAAATCATGGAACGAACTGTTCAAAAGAGAAAAAAATATTGACGGATGGCTCGTTCTGTATGCAAAGACAGAGAACGGCCTTGCGATGCCAAGAAGGCTCATCAAGTCAGGCGGCATCACGTATGAAGCAAGCAGCGTCTGCAAAAAACATGACTGCAGAGATAATATCTTTTTTGTCCTCTTTGCGCCGAACGGATCCAAGGCGTGGGGGCTATTGCTCAAAAATACTACCTATGAGCGTTTCTTTGGAAACCCAAATAAGAACCAGAAACAGTTCCTTCGATCTTTGGCCAGGGAATAG
- a CDS encoding dienelactone hydrolase family protein, with translation MGHEITSDKIAIPVGDKGSTSGILTRPAAATESRAVIVAHGAGNDMTTALLVAFAEGIAKAGYPVLRFNFLYSEHGRKTPDRPEALMDAWLAACRSFKEIMGSKATSITAAGKSLGGRMAAIMAADGILPADSLIFLGYPLHPMDNKEKLRDAHLYRVKIPMLFFEGTRDPLCDLGKLDPVLKSLQTSWDLFTIEGGDHSFHVPKSLGLTEEEVFGRIVKKTIDWLKRHAGR, from the coding sequence ATGGGTCATGAGATAACCAGCGATAAGATTGCCATACCGGTCGGAGACAAAGGAAGTACTTCCGGTATCCTTACAAGACCAGCGGCGGCGACTGAAAGCAGGGCGGTCATCGTGGCCCACGGCGCAGGGAATGACATGACTACCGCCCTTCTCGTCGCTTTTGCGGAAGGCATTGCAAAGGCGGGATACCCGGTCCTGAGGTTCAATTTTCTCTACAGCGAGCACGGCCGGAAAACGCCCGACCGTCCCGAGGCCCTGATGGATGCGTGGCTCGCCGCATGCAGGTCGTTTAAAGAGATCATGGGGTCAAAGGCGACCTCCATCACGGCGGCAGGGAAATCCCTGGGAGGCCGGATGGCCGCAATTATGGCCGCGGATGGCATACTGCCCGCCGACAGCCTCATCTTCCTCGGTTACCCGCTTCACCCCATGGATAACAAGGAAAAACTCCGCGACGCCCATCTCTACCGGGTAAAAATCCCCATGCTCTTCTTTGAAGGAACCAGAGACCCGCTGTGCGATCTCGGCAAGCTTGATCCTGTATTGAAAAGTCTTCAGACCTCATGGGATCTATTCACGATTGAAGGCGGAGACCATTCTTTCCACGTGCCCAAGTCGCTCGGACTGACTGAAGAGGAGGTGTTCGGCCGGATAGTGAAAAAGACTATTGACTGGCTGAAGCGGCACGCTGGCCGGTAA
- a CDS encoding VOC family protein, producing MISRIDHVAIAARDYREVADFFRTILGASPGTSSVDQDQKYLAETFSLGDLSRIEIITPTEEGSFLDKFLAERQGIHHLCLQTLDIREARRALDEHGIPYFGYYECEGDGWKELFIHPRDAFGVLIQIAEFTPDDFIADELKVPGGARWTVEKTSNGATLTFTHPGGGTVRFNMSRDELKALAEDLTEAG from the coding sequence ATGATCTCACGGATAGACCACGTTGCAATCGCGGCAAGGGATTACAGAGAAGTAGCCGATTTTTTTCGCACGATCCTTGGGGCATCTCCCGGAACTTCATCGGTGGACCAGGACCAGAAGTACCTGGCTGAGACGTTTTCCTTGGGTGACTTGAGCAGAATCGAAATTATTACTCCCACGGAAGAAGGCAGTTTTCTCGACAAGTTCCTGGCTGAGAGGCAGGGAATCCATCACCTGTGTCTCCAAACTTTGGACATCAGGGAAGCCCGCCGTGCCCTGGATGAGCACGGCATACCCTATTTCGGGTATTACGAGTGCGAGGGTGACGGTTGGAAGGAGCTTTTCATCCATCCGAGAGATGCCTTTGGGGTTCTCATACAGATCGCCGAATTCACCCCTGACGATTTCATCGCTGATGAACTGAAGGTCCCTGGAGGCGCCCGATGGACCGTCGAGAAAACCTCAAACGGCGCAACCCTCACATTCACCCATCCTGGTGGTGGCACGGTGAGGTTCAATATGTCAAGAGATGAGCTAAAGGCCCTTGCAGAAGATCTTACGGAGGCAGGATAG
- a CDS encoding ATP-binding protein has protein sequence MKTLGGIRLSGDIYSLPVMLEFVTHHARNSGLQKERISEVLRAIEEAISNILEEAYGNVYGEIDLTCSEDTTGRLIITITDFAPPSNVLNVTGAVAEQGGITGGVAGRFSTVLMGKLINNITYERIEDRNVLTFTVEEVA, from the coding sequence ATGAAAACCCTTGGCGGGATAAGACTGTCGGGAGATATTTACTCCCTTCCTGTTATGCTCGAATTCGTGACTCATCATGCTAGAAACTCCGGCCTTCAAAAAGAGAGAATCTCCGAGGTCCTGAGGGCGATAGAAGAGGCTATCTCAAACATATTGGAAGAGGCATACGGGAACGTCTATGGCGAGATTGACCTTACCTGCAGTGAAGACACCACGGGCAGGCTGATAATTACCATCACGGATTTCGCTCCGCCTTCAAATGTCCTTAATGTAACGGGAGCTGTCGCCGAGCAGGGCGGAATCACAGGAGGAGTTGCGGGGAGATTCTCAACCGTCTTAATGGGTAAACTTATTAATAATATTACCTATGAACGCATTGAGGACAGGAACGTTTTAACTTTCA